Proteins encoded by one window of Triplophysa rosa linkage group LG19, Trosa_1v2, whole genome shotgun sequence:
- the LOC130569858 gene encoding LOW QUALITY PROTEIN: beta-1,4 N-acetylgalactosaminyltransferase 2-like (The sequence of the model RefSeq protein was modified relative to this genomic sequence to represent the inferred CDS: inserted 1 base in 1 codon), with the protein MGLYCIGTFPNDNPQPCTCQDTEPAKQHVPKEEMEDLQRRRAEEYRQHQIRTGKQNEVLLLAPSNTPLQYPIRGFRVLPMNKTLIPGLALHAQNRTIYEVSLRVGKGVLSVMDVQEGEDVDGXNERNLTISSTGLEKLNDLLSRVTYTSTVYHIKTEDLSYFSFENHEVIFPIEIRRPSVPVLYDPGKDINSQVTVLVKAFLRYKELKVLIKSIRVNYPNLKIIIADDSHNPEMINGDNIEHYIMPPAQGWFAGRNLAVSQVTTKYFLWVDDDFLFLNETRIESFVKIMEAVPELDVVGGEVVRNRFAFKLLYQEGNSDEGGCIRRVRATHGPVPGLDRCFFVDGVVNYFMGRTDAVRRVGFDPFLKRVAHTEFFIDGLGGLLVATCEGLQIGHQERKVTGDYNKYRFPPKSDSDQKMKHHFFKNHLKCIKY; encoded by the exons ATGggtctctactg CATAGGGACGTTTCCCAATGACAACCCTCAGCCCTGCACCTGCCAAGATACCGAGCCAGCAAAGCAGCACGTCCCAAAAGAAGAGATGGAAGATCTCCAGAGACGCAGAGCAGAAGAGTACAGACAACATCAGATCAG AACGGGCAAACAGAATGAAGTTCTTCTACTTGCCCCTTCCAACACCCCTCTCCAGTATCCCATCAGAGGATTCAGAGTATTGCCCATGAATAAAACTCTCATTCCTG GTCTAGCTCTGCACGCACAAAACCGAACAATTTACGAG GTGTCGCTGAGGGTGGGGAAAGGTGTGCTGTCAGTAATGGATGTTCAGGAAGGAGAGGACGTGGACG CAAATGAGAGAAATCTGACCATCTCATCCACCGGCCTTGAGAAACTCAATGATCTGCTGAGCCGAGTGACCTACACCAGCACCGTCTACCACATCAAGACCGAAGATCTCT CTTACTTCTCTTTTGAGAACCATGAGGTCATTTTCCCAATCGAGATCAGACGTCCATCAGTTCCTGTTCTTTATGATCCGGGGAAGG ATATAAACTCTCAGGTGACTGTACTGGTGAAAGCGTTTTTGAGATATAAAGAACTAAAAGTTCTTATTAAGAGTATTCGTGTGAACTACCCAAACCTAAAGATCATTATTGCAGATGACAGTCATAACCCAGAGATGATTAATGGAGACAATATAGAGCATTACATCATGCCTCCAGCACAG GGTTGGTTTGCAGGCAGAAATCTGGCAGTATCACAAGTCACCACTAAATACTTCTTATGGGTGGATGATGATTTTTTGTTCCTGAACGAGACACGTATAGAGAGTTTTGTGAAGATCATGGAAGCCGTTCCTGAACTAGATGTG GTTGGCGGTGAGGTTGTAAGAAATCGGTTTGCCTTTAAATTGCTCTATCAAGAGGGAAACAGCGATGAAGGCGGCTGCATCAGACGTGTCAGAGCAACACACGGACCCGTGCCGGGATTGGACAGGTGCTTCTTCGTCGATGGGGTCGTCAACTACTTCATGGGCCGAACGGATGCTGTGCGAAGGGTCGGTTTTGACCCGTTCCTCAAAAGGGTGGCTCACACTG AATTCTTCATCGACGGACTGGGAGGTTTGTTAGTCGCCACCTGCGAAGGTCTCCAAATTGGCCACCAGGAACGCAAGGTCACAGGAGATTATAATAAGTACAGGTTTCCGCCGAAAAGTGATTCAGATCAAAAAATGAAACACCATTTCTTCAAGAATCATCTCAAATGTATCAAGTATTGA